The Armatimonadota bacterium genome has a window encoding:
- a CDS encoding dolichyl-phosphate beta-glucosyltransferase codes for MSRGTGEQGSETDRAAPIHLSVIIPAHDEAERIGPTLERVMEYLRGQPYVWEIAVVDDVSRDATARVVARFQRDEPRLRLLQREADPGKGAAVRVGMLAARGRWVLFSDADLSTPIEEVEKLLAAVEGESCDIAIGSRGLPQSDLRVRQPWYREGMGRIFNLMVRAVALRGFRDTQCGFKLFRGEVVRDLFRRQTITGFAFDVEVLFIALKRGLRVKEVAVTWINSPRSKVDPVRDSLRMLRDMLGIRIKSLLGLYR; via the coding sequence GTGAGCAGGGGAACAGGTGAGCAGGGGAGCGAGACCGACCGGGCGGCGCCCATCCACCTGTCGGTGATCATTCCGGCGCACGATGAGGCGGAGCGCATCGGGCCGACGCTGGAGCGCGTCATGGAGTACTTGCGCGGTCAGCCGTACGTATGGGAGATCGCGGTGGTGGACGACGTCAGCCGCGACGCGACGGCGCGGGTGGTGGCGCGCTTCCAGCGCGACGAGCCGCGGCTGCGGCTGCTGCAGCGCGAGGCCGACCCGGGCAAGGGGGCGGCGGTACGGGTGGGGATGCTGGCGGCGCGGGGGCGGTGGGTACTGTTCTCCGACGCCGATCTTTCCACCCCCATCGAGGAGGTAGAGAAACTGCTGGCGGCGGTGGAAGGAGAGAGTTGCGACATCGCCATCGGCTCGCGAGGGCTGCCGCAGTCGGACCTGCGGGTGCGCCAGCCGTGGTATCGAGAGGGGATGGGGCGCATCTTCAACCTCATGGTGCGGGCGGTGGCGCTGCGCGGATTTCGAGATACCCAGTGCGGGTTCAAGCTGTTCCGCGGCGAGGTGGTGCGCGATCTCTTCCGCCGCCAGACCATCACGGGATTCGCATTCGACGTGGAGGTCCTGTTCATCGCCCTCAAGCGCGGGCTGCGCGTCAAGGAGGTGGCAGTGACGTGGATCAACTCGCCGCGCAGCAAGGTGGATCCGGTGCGCGACTCGCTGCGCATGCTGCGCGATATGCTGGGTATTCGGATCAAGAGCCTGCTGGGGCTGTACCGGTGA